From Acidipropionibacterium acidipropionici, one genomic window encodes:
- a CDS encoding ATP-dependent Clp protease proteolytic subunit, translating into MDLSEMARFNASQASHIANPVPMNPSSIAPAGPSMDYYIPQWEERTSYGVRRVDPYTKLFEDRIIFLGTPVTDDIANAVMAQLLCLQSMDPDRQISMYINSPGGSFSAMSAIYDTMNYVRPDIQTVCLGMAASAAAVLLAAGTKGKRLALPNSTILIHQPSMGQQSYGQSSDIEIQADEIQRIRTLMEKMLADATGQTTEQISKDVDRDKYLTAEGAKEYGIIDDLLTSI; encoded by the coding sequence ATGGATCTTTCAGAGATGGCCCGCTTCAACGCGTCCCAGGCCTCCCACATCGCCAACCCGGTCCCGATGAACCCGAGTTCCATCGCCCCGGCCGGTCCCTCGATGGACTACTACATCCCCCAGTGGGAGGAGCGGACTTCCTACGGGGTGCGCCGCGTCGACCCCTACACGAAGCTCTTCGAGGACCGCATCATCTTCCTCGGCACCCCGGTGACCGACGACATCGCCAACGCCGTGATGGCGCAGCTGCTGTGCCTTCAGTCGATGGATCCGGACCGCCAGATCAGCATGTACATCAACTCGCCCGGCGGCTCCTTCTCCGCGATGAGCGCCATCTACGACACGATGAACTACGTGCGCCCCGACATCCAGACGGTCTGCCTGGGGATGGCGGCGTCGGCCGCCGCCGTGCTGCTGGCCGCCGGCACCAAGGGCAAGCGGCTCGCGCTGCCGAACTCCACGATCCTCATCCACCAGCCCTCGATGGGACAGCAGAGCTACGGCCAGTCCTCCGACATCGAGATCCAGGCCGACGAGATCCAGCGGATCCGCACCCTGATGGAGAAGATGCTGGCCGACGCCACCGGTCAGACCACCGAGCAGATCTCCAAGGACGTCGACCGCGACAAGTACCTCACGGCCGAGGGGGCCAAGGAGTACGGCATCATCGACGACCTCCTCACCTCGATCTGA
- a CDS encoding ATP-dependent Clp protease proteolytic subunit, with translation MAGQEPGGTGMTDNVYQSLLRNRIIFLGSEVKDENANAICAQMLLLNAEDPDADIFLYINSPGGSITAGMAIFDTMQWISNDVATVAMGMAASMGQFLLSAGAKGKRYAQPHSKILMHQPLGGVGGTATEVAIHAKFLKDIKAEMAQLISEHTGQPLAKIEADSDRDHWFTAQEALEYGFIDHVYESASQITQDAPNK, from the coding sequence ATGGCCGGCCAGGAGCCGGGTGGTACCGGGATGACCGACAACGTCTACCAGTCACTCCTGCGCAATCGGATCATCTTCCTGGGTTCGGAGGTCAAGGACGAGAACGCGAATGCGATCTGCGCCCAGATGCTGCTCCTGAACGCGGAGGATCCCGACGCGGACATCTTCCTCTACATCAATTCTCCCGGCGGTTCGATCACCGCCGGCATGGCGATCTTCGACACCATGCAGTGGATCTCCAATGACGTCGCCACCGTCGCGATGGGCATGGCCGCATCGATGGGCCAGTTCCTGCTGTCGGCGGGCGCCAAGGGCAAGCGGTACGCCCAGCCCCACTCCAAGATCCTCATGCACCAGCCCCTGGGCGGTGTCGGCGGTACGGCCACCGAGGTGGCCATCCACGCCAAGTTCCTCAAGGACATCAAGGCCGAGATGGCCCAGCTCATCTCCGAGCACACCGGCCAGCCGCTGGCCAAGATCGAGGCCGACTCCGACCGGGACCACTGGTTCACCGCCCAGGAGGCCCTGGAATACGGCTTCATCGATCACGTCTACGAGAGCGCCTCGCAGATCACCCAGGACGCTCCCAACAAGTGA